The Verrucomicrobiota bacterium JB022 genome contains a region encoding:
- a CDS encoding DUF4340 domain-containing protein, whose amino-acid sequence MRFRLTLFLLLANLVVFGTILLLEQRGEVVSAESIHRRVLPVGFIEQLEAVELSGNQANRTWTLERQDRDWWVQAPVRWPANRFALERLLDQLLHLRWETRFSMRELESSGRSLGEYGLDPAQATLVLTTPKDTLRLHIGSPTELGAKLYLQLEGRDEVLVVDRQLLASLFLELDNLVDHRVLQIHPSEVRLLSLQENGTRVRLRAQQGEWQLEAPVQAPADELAVQRAIEALYQMEAAEFVTPDLGEQGLNNPDLRIALESAQRNQSLLVGSQVPGNDLPRRRFAKLEDRDAVFTVAADNFALIAGAQETLRQKRLLSFSPSRLNTIEIRLDEQKTTLQKLENGTWQVLFDQPQDGLQSSTADPQILNRVIDALEELEAVSFVTDAPAESDLQRFGLQQPQRIVTLRREGSDQPLVLRLGTLASDRNVIYAQTNQAATVYQVRPAILYNLPLSPLFYRNRIVQTLPNSVEIRRMRLVKDATNEVIFERALGEQPSWEALEVLENEPDRTLIETLRHQLRNFEVRNYLRRGFTRPFQLDPQTSIPWDFRLEADVTQPGSAEAPTRTIVYFLSQRRGGMTQYAASPEADLVFTLPHFMIEALEPFLGPLDQARGPAAIPPAASAPEAEAEAAPASAN is encoded by the coding sequence ATGCGCTTCCGACTCACCCTCTTTCTCCTGCTGGCCAACCTGGTCGTCTTCGGCACCATCCTGCTGCTCGAGCAGCGAGGCGAAGTCGTCTCCGCCGAGTCCATCCACCGGCGCGTGCTGCCCGTTGGATTCATCGAGCAGCTGGAAGCAGTCGAGCTGAGCGGCAACCAGGCCAACCGCACCTGGACGCTCGAACGCCAGGACCGCGACTGGTGGGTGCAGGCCCCCGTGCGCTGGCCCGCCAACCGCTTTGCCCTCGAGCGCCTGCTCGACCAACTGCTGCACCTGCGTTGGGAGACCCGCTTTTCCATGCGCGAACTGGAGTCGAGCGGTCGCAGCCTCGGCGAATACGGGCTCGACCCGGCGCAGGCCACCCTCGTCCTCACCACCCCCAAGGACACCCTGCGCCTGCACATCGGCTCCCCCACCGAGTTGGGCGCCAAGCTTTACCTGCAGCTCGAAGGGCGCGACGAAGTGCTGGTGGTCGACCGTCAGCTGCTCGCCAGCCTCTTTCTGGAGCTCGACAACCTCGTCGACCACCGCGTGCTGCAGATCCACCCCAGCGAGGTGCGCCTGCTGAGCCTGCAGGAAAACGGCACCCGCGTGCGCCTGCGCGCCCAACAGGGCGAGTGGCAGCTCGAAGCCCCCGTGCAGGCCCCCGCCGACGAGCTGGCCGTGCAGCGCGCCATCGAAGCGCTCTACCAGATGGAGGCCGCCGAATTTGTGACGCCCGACCTCGGCGAGCAGGGGCTGAACAACCCCGACCTGCGGATCGCCCTCGAAAGCGCCCAACGCAACCAGAGCCTGCTGGTGGGCAGCCAGGTGCCAGGCAACGACCTGCCGCGCCGCCGCTTCGCCAAGCTCGAAGACCGCGACGCCGTCTTCACTGTCGCCGCCGATAACTTTGCCCTCATCGCCGGCGCCCAGGAGACGCTGCGCCAAAAACGCCTGCTCTCCTTCTCGCCCAGCCGCCTCAACACGATCGAGATCCGCCTCGACGAGCAGAAAACCACGCTGCAGAAGCTCGAAAACGGCACCTGGCAAGTCCTCTTCGATCAGCCGCAAGACGGCCTGCAATCGTCCACGGCCGATCCGCAGATCCTCAACCGCGTGATCGACGCGCTCGAAGAGCTGGAAGCCGTCTCGTTTGTGACCGACGCGCCCGCCGAGTCCGACCTGCAGCGCTTCGGGCTCCAGCAGCCGCAGCGCATCGTGACTTTGCGCCGCGAAGGCAGCGACCAGCCCCTCGTCTTGCGCCTGGGTACCCTCGCCAGCGACCGCAACGTGATCTACGCGCAGACCAACCAGGCAGCGACCGTCTACCAAGTACGCCCGGCCATCCTTTACAACCTGCCGCTCTCCCCGCTCTTTTACCGCAACCGCATCGTTCAGACCCTGCCCAACTCGGTCGAAATCCGCCGGATGCGACTGGTCAAGGACGCAACCAACGAAGTGATCTTCGAGCGCGCCTTGGGCGAGCAACCGAGCTGGGAAGCGCTGGAGGTGCTCGAAAACGAGCCCGACCGCACGCTGATCGAGACCCTGCGCCACCAACTGCGCAACTTCGAGGTGCGCAACTATCTGCGGCGCGGCTTTACGCGGCCCTTCCAGCTCGACCCGCAGACGAGCATCCCGTGGGACTTCCGCCTCGAAGCCGATGTAACGCAGCCGGGCTCCGCCGAAGCCCCCACACGCACCATTGTCTACTTCCTGAGCCAGCGCCGGGGCGGCATGACCCAATACGCCGCCTCGCCCGAGGCCGACCTCGTCTTTACGCTGCCCCACTTCATGATCGAAGCGCTCGAGCCCTTCCTCGGGCCGCTCGACCAGGCTCGCGGCCCCGCCGCCATCCCCCCTGCGGCCTCCGCACCCGAAGCCGAAGCCGAGGCCGCGCCCGCCAGCGCCAACTGA
- a CDS encoding AsmA-like C-terminal region-containing protein produces the protein MRKRPTFRFCCLVCWRGCCLTANCILTGILAIQAVIAILLLTSPDLPVPKFLESRINRSFESHELTASWENAYIDLRGRLSVDGLALHHRFDQDQLLRIGTARIDINWLALRDREEVLIESVLARDIRLYGRNSLDPVLRLSNLELDHGRTWHLQEAAGRWQGINFFAAGPIPTELPQQEPQPDQPLAQRLRQAAEKIESIAAQLPPIEGAGLQVRLLPATDSLPEWQAQAYLSSVQFPEPAVRVDGLLLDASGWINPAYAWREAALHVRNLQYQDATAHHLELTALPGDPEWLATGTLRVEDLAQRDIRLQNTLLHWQAPRLTEGESTWQLEAVTNAIGGLWTASGQFDTARKSGSIDLFTEIDPDNILGLPRLNLEKAQKEVRFEGTSRVEAQIELLEDAQLGPIDLQVRLDGLTVRDVTFDWGVAHGRMADGWLHLEDIQVTSGDGQHAVGAFGQSLDSRDFYLRFEGNLYPQSLNPMFGNWYDSLWEGLNIPGPPPWASIQVRSSWGLDYAHRHQLALDMRDILYRDQPLEVVDLRIRQNDDQIQLVHLDARSGPGRAITGQVSWQLDPADPAYRVQRVNIRSTLPVPALEAALKLAPGTVSERLQSPNKPPRVAFSGQIRTEIESRTQTPYIDFSFSNDTPFTTFTLPVDSLVMEGSLKDKLISLTKVKGQVFGGAADATANLKMQPEAGPIFDLQLTLKDANYTRAITWIQNRGKDAPEATPANPDAPPGLLNLSTTLHGQGAQTETYSGQGHLKISEAELQRVRLLGGLSRLLEEVGITITTSPLRELETELQLTSGDLTLPDVSISGPGLRIRADGTVSLPTQALDFNVRASPGVMRGTIVGNVVTGLLSPLGGVLEMRVTGTLSDPDWGWKWNPFRGSGSPPAEKAKETAPAPKSGPANREP, from the coding sequence ATGCGCAAGCGGCCCACCTTCCGGTTCTGTTGCCTCGTCTGCTGGCGCGGCTGCTGCCTCACGGCCAATTGCATCCTCACCGGCATCCTCGCCATCCAGGCCGTCATCGCGATCCTGTTGCTGACCTCGCCCGACCTGCCGGTCCCGAAGTTTCTCGAAAGCCGGATCAACCGCTCCTTCGAATCCCACGAACTGACCGCGAGCTGGGAGAATGCCTACATCGACTTGCGGGGCCGCCTCAGCGTCGACGGGCTGGCGCTGCACCACCGCTTTGATCAGGACCAGCTGCTCCGCATCGGCACCGCCCGCATCGACATCAACTGGCTGGCCCTGCGCGACCGCGAAGAAGTGCTCATCGAGTCGGTCCTCGCCCGCGACATCCGCCTCTATGGCCGCAACTCGCTCGACCCGGTGCTGCGCCTGAGCAACCTGGAGCTGGACCACGGGCGCACCTGGCACCTGCAGGAAGCAGCCGGGCGCTGGCAAGGCATCAACTTTTTTGCCGCCGGCCCCATCCCCACCGAGCTGCCGCAACAGGAGCCGCAACCCGACCAGCCTCTCGCCCAGCGCCTGCGCCAAGCCGCCGAAAAAATCGAAAGCATTGCCGCCCAGCTGCCTCCTATCGAGGGCGCGGGCCTCCAAGTGCGCCTGCTGCCCGCCACCGATTCCCTGCCCGAATGGCAGGCGCAGGCCTACCTGAGCAGCGTCCAGTTCCCCGAGCCCGCAGTGCGCGTCGACGGCCTCCTGCTCGACGCCAGCGGCTGGATCAACCCCGCCTACGCCTGGCGCGAAGCGGCCCTGCACGTCCGCAACCTCCAGTATCAGGACGCGACCGCCCACCATCTTGAGCTGACTGCCCTGCCCGGCGACCCCGAGTGGCTCGCGACCGGCACCCTGCGCGTCGAAGACCTCGCCCAGCGCGACATCCGCCTGCAAAACACCCTCCTGCACTGGCAGGCGCCCCGGCTGACCGAAGGCGAAAGCACCTGGCAACTCGAAGCCGTCACCAATGCGATCGGCGGACTCTGGACCGCCTCCGGCCAGTTCGACACCGCCCGCAAGAGCGGCTCCATCGACCTTTTTACCGAGATCGATCCCGACAACATCCTCGGCCTCCCCCGCCTCAACCTCGAAAAGGCGCAAAAGGAAGTGCGTTTCGAAGGCACTTCGCGGGTGGAAGCGCAGATCGAGCTGCTCGAAGACGCCCAACTCGGCCCCATCGACCTTCAGGTGCGCCTCGACGGCCTCACCGTGCGCGACGTGACCTTCGACTGGGGCGTAGCCCATGGCCGCATGGCCGACGGCTGGCTCCACCTCGAAGACATCCAAGTCACCTCGGGCGACGGCCAACACGCCGTCGGCGCCTTCGGGCAGAGCCTCGACAGCCGCGATTTTTACCTCCGCTTCGAAGGCAACCTCTACCCCCAGTCGCTCAACCCCATGTTTGGCAACTGGTACGACAGCCTCTGGGAAGGGCTTAACATCCCTGGGCCGCCTCCCTGGGCCAGCATCCAGGTCCGCAGCAGCTGGGGCCTCGACTACGCCCACCGCCACCAGCTGGCGCTGGATATGCGCGACATCCTCTACCGCGACCAGCCGCTGGAAGTGGTGGACCTGCGTATCCGGCAAAACGACGACCAGATCCAGCTCGTACACCTCGACGCGCGCAGCGGCCCCGGCCGCGCCATCACCGGGCAAGTCTCGTGGCAGCTCGACCCGGCCGACCCCGCCTATCGCGTCCAGCGGGTCAACATCCGCAGCACCCTGCCGGTTCCCGCGCTCGAAGCCGCCCTCAAGCTCGCCCCCGGCACCGTAAGCGAGCGCCTCCAGAGCCCCAACAAACCGCCGCGCGTCGCCTTCAGCGGCCAGATTCGCACCGAGATCGAGAGCCGCACCCAAACGCCTTACATCGACTTTTCTTTCAGCAACGACACGCCGTTCACCACCTTCACCCTGCCGGTCGACTCCCTGGTGATGGAAGGCTCCCTGAAGGACAAACTGATAAGCCTGACGAAGGTAAAAGGCCAAGTCTTCGGCGGAGCGGCCGATGCCACCGCCAACCTGAAAATGCAGCCCGAGGCCGGCCCGATCTTCGACCTGCAGCTGACCCTCAAAGACGCCAACTACACCCGCGCGATCACCTGGATCCAGAACCGAGGCAAGGACGCGCCCGAAGCCACGCCCGCCAACCCCGACGCGCCGCCCGGCCTGCTCAACCTCAGCACCACCCTCCACGGCCAGGGCGCGCAAACGGAGACCTACTCTGGCCAGGGCCACCTGAAAATTTCCGAGGCCGAGCTGCAACGCGTGCGCCTGCTCGGCGGCCTCTCCCGCCTGCTGGAGGAAGTGGGCATCACCATCACCACCTCCCCCCTGCGCGAGCTGGAGACGGAGCTGCAACTGACCTCCGGCGACCTCACCCTGCCCGATGTGAGCATCAGCGGCCCCGGCCTGCGCATCCGGGCCGACGGCACTGTATCGCTGCCCACCCAGGCGCTCGACTTCAACGTGCGCGCGTCCCCCGGCGTCATGCGCGGCACCATCGTGGGCAACGTCGTAACGGGCCTGCTCTCGCCCCTTGGCGGCGTGCTGGAGATGCGCGTGACGGGCACCCTGTCCGATCCCGACTGGGGCTGGAAATGGAACCCGTTTCGCGGCAGCGGCTCTCCCCCCGCCGAAAAAGCTAAAGAAACGGCACCTGCCCCTAAAAGCGGACCTGCAAATCGCGAACCGTAA
- the accB gene encoding acetyl-CoA carboxylase biotin carboxyl carrier protein, which produces MDIKEIKTIVDLMKRSDLTEFEIEEEGLRLRISRKGTTEYTVAAPLPAAAYAQHMPAPVAAEAPTAPKEEIGRVIKSPMVGTFYGAPSPDSPSFVKAGDTVNPESVVCIIEAMKVMNEIKAELSGTITEILAKNGEPVEYGQPLFRVK; this is translated from the coding sequence TTGGATATCAAGGAAATTAAAACCATCGTCGATCTGATGAAGCGGTCCGACCTGACCGAATTTGAGATCGAAGAAGAAGGCCTGCGGCTGCGTATCAGCCGTAAGGGCACGACCGAATACACGGTGGCAGCTCCCCTGCCCGCCGCCGCCTATGCCCAACACATGCCGGCCCCCGTGGCTGCGGAAGCCCCCACCGCGCCCAAGGAAGAAATCGGCCGCGTGATCAAGAGCCCCATGGTCGGCACGTTCTACGGCGCGCCGTCTCCCGACAGCCCTTCGTTCGTCAAGGCCGGCGACACCGTCAACCCCGAGTCCGTCGTGTGCATCATCGAAGCCATGAAGGTGATGAACGAGATCAAGGCTGAGCTTTCGGGCACGATCACCGAAATCCTCGCCAAAAACGGCGAACCGGTCGAATACGGCCAACCCCTCTTCCGCGTGAAGTAG
- the accC gene encoding acetyl-CoA carboxylase biotin carboxylase subunit: MLKKILIANRGEIALRIIRACRELGIETVAVYSEADEQSLHVQLADGAICIGPGPSGESYLRPERIISAAEIADVDAIHPGYGFLAEDEDFAEQCEECKIKFIGPRSETIALMGNKARARETVKKAGVPTVPGSAGAIEDPKEAVKVAEEIGFPVIIKAVAGGGGRGMRLAHNAITFQKEFNAASNEAAKAFGDGSVYIEKYIEEPRHIEFQILADEHGNVIHLGERDCSVQRRHQKVIEEAPSPFLTPELREEMGKAAIAAAKACNYWNAGTIEFLVDKNRNFYFIEMNTRIQVEHPVTEEVTGIDLIKQQLRVAAGEKLQYKQEDVQIKAHAIEIRVCAEDPARNFAPSPGEITLYYPPGGHGVRVDSHVYGGYHIPPYYDSMIAKVIAYGPTRQVALDRGYRALSEYLIRGIKTNISFCRAILRDPVFVEQGATTRFIEDFFKRAPKDLLEPPQGPSANV, encoded by the coding sequence ATGCTGAAAAAGATCCTCATCGCCAATCGCGGAGAAATCGCGCTCCGCATCATCCGCGCCTGCCGCGAACTCGGCATCGAGACGGTTGCCGTCTATTCCGAGGCCGACGAGCAGTCCCTGCACGTGCAGCTGGCCGATGGTGCCATCTGTATCGGGCCCGGGCCGTCGGGTGAAAGTTACTTGCGCCCCGAGCGCATCATCTCCGCCGCCGAAATCGCCGACGTCGATGCCATTCACCCCGGCTACGGCTTCCTTGCGGAAGACGAAGACTTCGCCGAGCAGTGCGAGGAGTGCAAAATCAAGTTTATCGGCCCCCGCTCCGAGACCATCGCGCTGATGGGCAACAAGGCCCGCGCGCGCGAAACGGTCAAGAAAGCAGGCGTGCCCACCGTGCCCGGCAGCGCCGGCGCGATTGAAGACCCCAAGGAAGCCGTGAAGGTGGCCGAGGAAATCGGCTTCCCCGTCATCATCAAGGCGGTGGCAGGCGGTGGCGGGCGCGGAATGCGCCTGGCCCACAACGCCATCACCTTCCAGAAGGAATTCAACGCCGCCAGCAACGAAGCGGCCAAGGCCTTCGGCGACGGCTCGGTCTACATCGAGAAGTACATCGAAGAGCCCCGCCACATCGAGTTCCAGATCCTGGCCGACGAGCATGGCAACGTGATCCACCTCGGCGAACGCGACTGCTCCGTGCAGCGCCGCCACCAGAAGGTGATCGAAGAAGCCCCGAGCCCCTTCCTCACGCCCGAGCTGCGCGAAGAGATGGGCAAAGCCGCCATTGCCGCCGCCAAGGCCTGCAATTACTGGAACGCGGGCACGATCGAGTTCCTCGTCGACAAGAATCGGAACTTCTACTTCATCGAGATGAACACGCGCATCCAGGTGGAGCACCCCGTGACCGAAGAGGTGACCGGGATCGACCTGATCAAGCAGCAGTTGCGCGTGGCGGCGGGCGAGAAGCTCCAGTACAAGCAGGAAGACGTGCAGATCAAGGCCCACGCCATCGAGATCCGCGTCTGCGCCGAAGACCCGGCCCGCAACTTCGCCCCCAGCCCGGGCGAGATCACCCTCTACTACCCTCCGGGTGGCCACGGGGTGCGCGTCGACAGCCACGTCTACGGCGGCTACCACATCCCGCCCTACTACGATAGTATGATCGCCAAGGTCATCGCCTACGGCCCCACCCGCCAGGTGGCGCTCGACCGAGGCTACCGCGCCTTGAGTGAATACTTGATCCGCGGCATCAAAACGAATATCAGTTTCTGCCGGGCAATCTTGCGAGACCCCGTGTTTGTGGAACAAGGTGCCACGACGCGTTTCATTGAAGATTTCTTCAAGCGCGCGCCCAAAGACCTCCTCGAACCGCCGCAAGGCCCCAGCGCTAACGTTTAA
- a CDS encoding Asp23/Gls24 family envelope stress response protein, with product MSPDDNENTYTDPQDSFDHYQEHDTGSGAIKIALGVVQNIATLAAEETKGVLSVSQGGIPLFGGRGGSGVVVEHDDQERYIIDVHVVLVLGVKLHQVAQEIQIRVRDEVENMTGNEVAQVNVFVEAVRKPEAKPTHSEGERREKPAAKTPRD from the coding sequence ATGAGCCCAGACGATAACGAAAATACCTACACCGATCCGCAGGACTCCTTCGATCACTACCAGGAACACGATACCGGTTCCGGTGCGATCAAGATTGCCCTCGGCGTGGTCCAGAACATCGCCACCCTCGCTGCCGAGGAGACCAAAGGCGTGCTCAGCGTCAGCCAAGGCGGGATCCCCCTCTTCGGCGGGCGCGGCGGCAGCGGAGTCGTCGTGGAGCATGACGACCAGGAGCGCTACATCATCGATGTGCACGTCGTGCTCGTGCTCGGCGTAAAGCTCCACCAGGTGGCCCAGGAAATCCAGATCCGCGTGCGCGACGAAGTCGAAAACATGACTGGCAACGAAGTCGCCCAAGTCAACGTATTCGTCGAAGCCGTGCGCAAGCCCGAGGCCAAGCCCACCCACTCCGAAGGCGAACGCCGCGAGAAGCCGGCGGCCAAGACCCCGCGCGATTAA
- the thiE gene encoding thiamine phosphate synthase, whose amino-acid sequence MQDLSAARFYGILDTGYVAPADWERKCQALIEGGADIIQLRAKRETPTERQALLERILPLFDGLDIPLVINDHLELALAYPRLGLHVGQDDLSVAEARAKLGPDRVLGLSTHSPQQAADAMLQHREHLDYFAVGPVYATQTKPTYEPVGLELVRHVASLNAPLPWFAIGGINRRTVAEVKAAGARRVVVVSDVLQADDTPAAVQEIRQALG is encoded by the coding sequence ATGCAAGACCTCTCCGCCGCCCGCTTTTACGGCATCCTCGACACCGGCTACGTCGCCCCCGCCGATTGGGAGCGCAAGTGCCAGGCCCTCATCGAAGGTGGTGCCGACATTATCCAACTGCGGGCCAAGCGAGAAACGCCTACCGAACGCCAGGCCCTGCTCGAGCGCATCCTGCCCTTGTTTGACGGGCTCGACATCCCGCTGGTGATCAACGACCACCTCGAGCTGGCCCTCGCCTATCCCCGCCTCGGCCTGCACGTGGGGCAAGACGACCTCTCGGTGGCCGAAGCCCGCGCAAAGCTCGGGCCCGACCGCGTGCTCGGCCTCTCCACCCACTCCCCGCAACAGGCAGCCGACGCAATGCTCCAGCACCGCGAGCATCTAGACTACTTTGCCGTCGGCCCCGTCTACGCCACGCAGACCAAGCCCACTTACGAACCCGTTGGGCTGGAACTCGTCCGCCACGTAGCGAGCCTGAACGCTCCGCTCCCGTGGTTCGCCATTGGAGGCATCAACCGCCGCACCGTCGCCGAAGTTAAAGCTGCCGGTGCCCGCCGCGTCGTCGTCGTGTCCGACGTCCTGCAGGCAGATGATACGCCCGCCGCCGTCCAGGAAATCCGGCAGGCGCTGGGATAG
- a CDS encoding 50S ribosomal protein L11 methyltransferase, with translation MIELRFPVSAEQANRLEEYFCEEYQTFWMLYENDKTKQNELRGFFASEEEAAEQQAALRSAVPSLPEPSEVRQLDDQDWKDAYKLHFKAWSDRGLHFVPVWERDTYPLPAGDQIVYLDPGMAFGTGNHETTRLCIRRLIDARDRWGDTVAQRNVIDAGCGSGILAISARKLGYQPVFGFDNDPESVRISIENAELCEVKDEVEFLWMELTEGLERGPADLVMANILANVLMAYADQLLATVKPGGDLALSGILAKEVDEVRAFFEAAAQKAWPEGAVYIDQRTENDWADVLLRRGE, from the coding sequence ATGATCGAATTGCGTTTCCCCGTCTCGGCCGAGCAGGCCAATCGGCTCGAAGAATACTTCTGCGAAGAGTATCAGACCTTCTGGATGCTCTACGAAAACGACAAGACCAAGCAGAACGAGCTGCGTGGCTTCTTCGCCTCCGAGGAGGAAGCCGCCGAGCAACAAGCCGCCTTGCGCTCTGCCGTGCCTAGCCTGCCCGAGCCGTCGGAGGTGCGCCAGCTCGACGATCAGGACTGGAAGGACGCCTACAAGCTGCACTTCAAGGCCTGGAGCGACCGGGGGCTGCACTTCGTGCCGGTGTGGGAGCGCGATACTTATCCGCTGCCAGCGGGCGATCAGATCGTCTACCTCGACCCGGGCATGGCCTTCGGCACCGGTAATCACGAGACGACGCGCCTTTGCATCCGCCGCCTGATTGATGCGCGCGACCGCTGGGGCGATACCGTGGCCCAGCGTAACGTGATCGACGCCGGTTGCGGCTCGGGCATTCTCGCGATTTCCGCCCGAAAGCTGGGCTACCAGCCTGTCTTCGGCTTCGACAACGACCCTGAATCCGTCCGCATCAGCATCGAAAATGCCGAGCTGTGCGAGGTGAAGGACGAGGTGGAATTCCTCTGGATGGAGTTGACCGAAGGCCTCGAGCGCGGCCCGGCCGACCTCGTGATGGCCAACATCCTCGCCAACGTGCTCATGGCCTACGCCGACCAGCTACTGGCCACGGTGAAGCCCGGTGGCGACCTCGCCTTGAGCGGCATTCTGGCCAAGGAAGTCGACGAAGTGCGCGCGTTCTTCGAAGCTGCCGCCCAAAAGGCCTGGCCCGAAGGCGCGGTCTACATCGACCAGCGCACCGAAAACGACTGGGCCGACGTGCTCCTTCGCCGCGGCGAGTAA
- a CDS encoding type II toxin-antitoxin system VapC family toxin — translation MIVVDTSAIVAILEQEPEAERFLQALLAAELPVMSAATLVELSAVMIRKRGEAAGQIVDRLLAAVGVQIEPLTHDQALLAREAYRRFSSLNFGDCFAYALAQDKAAPLLYKGNDFGQTDVRAALPA, via the coding sequence ATGATCGTGGTCGATACCTCCGCCATAGTGGCGATTCTGGAGCAGGAGCCGGAGGCCGAGCGGTTTTTGCAGGCGCTACTGGCGGCAGAGCTTCCCGTGATGTCGGCCGCCACACTGGTCGAGCTTTCGGCCGTGATGATCCGTAAGCGAGGCGAGGCGGCGGGGCAGATCGTTGACCGCTTGCTAGCCGCAGTAGGGGTGCAGATCGAGCCGCTGACCCATGACCAGGCCCTGTTGGCGCGCGAAGCTTACCGACGATTTTCCTCGCTCAATTTTGGCGATTGCTTTGCCTATGCGCTGGCGCAAGACAAGGCGGCCCCGCTGCTCTACAAGGGCAACGATTTCGGTCAGACCGATGTGCGTGCCGCCTTGCCCGCCTGA
- a CDS encoding type II toxin-antitoxin system VapB family antitoxin, with translation MPPSMQINIKSERAHRLARELTELTGESLTEAVTEAIAERLEREREQRRALEGNRRTAVQTLVAEFQRLPVVDPRPADEILYDAEGLPRSRA, from the coding sequence ATGCCGCCGTCCATGCAGATCAACATCAAAAGCGAGCGCGCCCACCGTTTGGCCCGGGAGTTGACCGAGTTGACCGGTGAGAGCCTGACCGAGGCCGTGACGGAGGCCATCGCTGAGCGTCTGGAACGTGAGCGCGAGCAACGGCGGGCTCTGGAGGGTAATCGTCGCACCGCAGTGCAGACGCTGGTGGCGGAGTTTCAACGCTTGCCGGTGGTGGATCCACGCCCTGCCGACGAGATTCTTTACGACGCCGAGGGTTTGCCTCGTTCCCGCGCATGA
- the purN gene encoding phosphoribosylglycinamide formyltransferase, giving the protein MKFVMLGSGRGSNAEALLRAWQQGQLGKAEPVAIFSDKPDARILQLGESFGVPSRFVDPGKFKTKLTDEAEQDLIAAIRATGAELVVLAGYMRVLKEGFLTAFPRRIINLHPSLLPSFKGLNGIQQAYDYGVKVTGCTVHWVTGELDGGPILDQEPVRIERGETVEDLAAKIHAAEHRLLPQVVRQLADEWGQ; this is encoded by the coding sequence ATGAAGTTCGTAATGCTCGGATCCGGTCGCGGCTCGAATGCCGAGGCTCTGCTGCGCGCCTGGCAGCAAGGGCAACTCGGCAAGGCCGAGCCCGTGGCCATCTTCAGCGACAAGCCCGACGCGCGCATCCTCCAGCTCGGCGAGAGCTTCGGCGTGCCCTCCCGCTTCGTCGACCCCGGCAAGTTCAAGACCAAGCTGACCGACGAGGCCGAGCAGGATCTGATCGCCGCCATTCGCGCCACCGGGGCAGAGCTGGTGGTGCTCGCCGGCTACATGCGCGTGCTCAAGGAGGGCTTCCTGACCGCGTTTCCCCGCCGCATCATCAACCTGCACCCGAGCCTCCTGCCCTCGTTCAAGGGCCTCAACGGCATCCAGCAGGCTTACGACTATGGTGTCAAAGTGACCGGCTGCACGGTCCACTGGGTCACGGGCGAGCTCGATGGCGGCCCCATCCTCGACCAGGAGCCGGTGCGCATCGAGCGCGGCGAGACGGTTGAAGACCTTGCCGCCAAAATCCACGCGGCCGAACACCGCCTGCTCCCCCAAGTCGTCCGCCAACTGGCCGACGAGTGGGGGCAGTAG